The following coding sequences lie in one Lolium perenne isolate Kyuss_39 chromosome 2, Kyuss_2.0, whole genome shotgun sequence genomic window:
- the LOC127333990 gene encoding L-type lectin-domain containing receptor kinase SIT2, whose translation MSMLLLNFLFVLLNLPVVLAAGVDQFVYSGFAGANITIDGVATITPDGLLDLTNAHQRLKGHAFYPAPLRFLDSTNGTVKPFAVSFVLAIHPNYRSSQGMAFFIAKNMDFSSALPFQYFGVFNSQNQGNSSNHIFAVEFDTVLNMELRDVDANHVGIDINSAISIQSHTAGFYNDKTGSFNNLNLTGGEGLQVWIDYGGETARINVTMSPLGMAKPARPLLSAIYDLSTVFTEEAYLGFGSAAGMDGSGHYILGLSFGMDRPAPAIDISRLPKLPRVGPKPRSKVPEIVLPLATASFVLAVGITIFVLVRRHRRYAELREDWEVEFGPHRFSYKDLYYATQGFKSNNLLGVGGFGTVYKGVLPKSKLEIAVKRVSHDSKQGMKEFIAEVVSIGRLQHNNLVQLLGYCRRKGQLFLVYECMPNGSLDKYLYHRDNPGLPTLNWAQRFRIIRGVASGLLYLHEEWEKVVIHRDVKASNVLLDREMNARLGDFGLSRLYDHGTDPQSTHVAGTVGYLAPELACTGKVTPLIDVFAFGIFILEIVCGQRPIEQDTREEQPMLVDRVLEHWHNESLSEIVDSKLPGDYDVNQVYLALKVGLLCSHPFMDTRPTMRQVIQYLDCARTSPELTPIQTTFEMLAVMQREGFDPYIMSCPSSMTASILSGGR comes from the coding sequence ATGTCGATGCTACTGCTAAATTTCCTTTTTGTTCTCCTTAACTTACCAGTGGTCTTGGCTGCCGGCGTTGACCAGTTCGTCTACTCGGGCTTCGCCGGAGCTAACATCACCATCGACGGCGTAGCCACAATCACCCCAGACGGCCTACTGGACCTAACCAACGCCCACCAGAGGCTCAAAGGCCATGCCTTCTACCCTGCTCCGCTGCGCTTCCTCGATTCCACCAACGGCACGGTGAAACCTTTCGCCGTCTCCTTTGTGCTCGCCATCCACCCCAACTACCGATCCAGCCAAGGCATGGCCTTCTTCATTGCCAAGAACATGGATTTTTCCTCCGCTCTTCCTTTTCAGTATTTCGGCGTCTTCAACTCCCAGAACCAGGGCAACTCCAGCAACCACATATTCGCCGTCGAGTTCGACACCGTCTTAAACATGGAACTACGGGACGTGGATGCCAATCATGTTGGCATCGACATCAACAGTGCCATTTCCATCCAGTCCCACACTGCTGGCTTTTACAACGACAAAACGGGCTCCTTCAACAACTTGAACCTCACCGGTGGCGAGGGGTTGCAAGTCTGGATAGACTACGGAGGGGAGACGGCACGAATCAACGTGACTATGTCTCCACTGGGGATGGCCAAACCAGCAAGGCCACTTCTCTCGGCCATCTATGACCTCTCAACAGTGTTCACCGAGGAGGCATACCTTGGCTTCGGTTCTGCAGCGGGCATGGACGGCAGCGGGCATTACATACTTGGCTTGAGCTTCGGCATGGATAGACCTGCGCCGGCTATCGACATCAGCAGACTGCCAAAGCTTCCTCGTGTCGGCCCCAAGCCTCGGTCCAAGGTCCCGGAGATAGTATTACCATTAGCAACAGCCTCGTTTGTCCTCGCCGTGGGAATTACTATATTCGTACTGGTGCGAAGGCATCGGAGGTACGCCGAGCTACGGGAAGATTGGGAGGTCGAGTTCGGGCCTCACAGGTTCTCATACAAGGATCTGTACTATGCAACACAAGGATTCAAGAGCAATAACCTACTAGGGGTTGGGGGATTCGGAACGGTGTACAAAGGTGTGCTGCCAAAATCTAAACTGGAAATAGCCGTGAAAAGGGTGTCTCACGACTCCAAGCAGGGCATGAAGGAGTTCATCGCCGAAGTAGTCAGTATTGGACGGCTTCAACACAATAATTTGGTGCAATTACTCGGCTATTGCCGGAGAAAAGGCCAACTGTTTTTGGTGTACGAGTGCATGCCAAATGGAAGCCTCGACAAGTATTTGTATCACCGGGACAACCCAGGGCTCCCTACTCTGAATTGGGCTCAAAGGTTTCGGATCATCAGGGGTGTTGCCTCTGGATTACTGTACCTTCACGAGGAGTGGGAGAAGGTTGTTATTCACAGAGATGTGAAGGCAAGCAATGTGCTGCTCGATCGGGAAATGAATGCCCGACTAGGTGATTTTGGTCTATCAAGGCTGTATGACCATGGCACGGATCCCCAGAGCACACATGTGGCTGGCACAGTAGGATACCTAGCTCCCGAGCTAGCGTGCACCGGAAAGGTAACCCCTCTTATCGATGTGTTCGCATTTGGCATATTCATTCTTGAAATCGTTTGTGGACAAAGGCCAATTGAGCAAGATACACGAGAGGAACAACCCATGTTAGTTGATCGGGTGCTTGAGCATTGGCACAATGAATCACTCAGTGAGATTGTGGATAGTAAACTCCCTGGTGACTATGATGTAAATCAAGTATACTTAGCACTCAAGGTAGGGCTATTATGCTCGCACCCATTCATGGACACAAGACCTACGATGCGCCAAGTGATCCAATACCTTGACTGTGCCAGGACATCGCCAGAGCTGACACCAATACAAACCACCTTCGAGATGCTCGCTGTGATGCAAAGGGAAGGGTTTGACCCGTACATCATGTCATGTCCTTCCTCCATGACGGCATCAATCCTGTCTGGTGGAAGATGA